The stretch of DNA AATAATTGATCACTATACAAGGGTTTTTGTATGTTAAAAAAATAGCGTTTCTTAGTTTTGTTTTTTGTTTTCCATATTCAGCTTTTGGACAGTCATGCGCTGATGGCGAGCGTTTATATGAATTAACTAGAAAAACATATTTAAATAATCAATTGAATGATAGTAAAGTTTTTAAATATTGTGGAGTTCGAGAAGTTTTAGTTCAAACTAAATATTATTATGATGGCAATAACACTAAAATAACAACATTTAACGGAATTAGACTTTATAATAAATTTGGATATATTGTTTTCGAGGAAATAGATACTATGCCATCTTATGAATATTATGTGCCAGGAGATCAGGTTCCAACTGATGTTGAATAAAATAATTTATAAAAAATATGTATAAGAATATTTGATCTTTTTAGAAAGGTTTTTGTATGTTAAAAAAAATAGCATTTCTTTGTTTCGTTTTTAGTTTTCCATTTTCTGCTTTTGGGCAGTCATGTGCTAATGGAGAGAGTTTACATCAAATAAGGGAAAATTCATATAAAAATAATCAAATAATAGATACTAAGATATTTCAATATTGTGGAATTCTAGAAAAATATATTCATACAAAATATAGTTATGACGGTAGAAATACAACTATAATTATATTTAAAGGGTTTGAAATATATAATAATTATGGATATATTGTTTATGAAAGTATTGATACCAAGCCATCATATCAATATCAAGTCCCAGGGGATCAAAGGCCTAAAGATAAAGATTAGATTTTTTTTAAATTTAGTGATTTTACTTTCAATTTAGATTGCAAAAAAAATATTATCTTACAAAGGAGCTGGCTGTTTAACGAAACGTAAATAAGAACACGGCGCATTCCAACCTTCAGGATATAGTTCTTTTGCTTGAGCATCACTAACAGAATTTGAAATAATTACATCTTGTCCAGGTTGCCAATTTGCTGGTGTTGCTACTTTGTGTTTAGCAGTTAATTGCATAGAATCTATTGCGCGCAAAATTTCGTCAAAGTTACGGCCTGTCGTCATAGGATAAGTTAACATTAATTGAATCCGTTTATCGGGGCTAAATATAAATACTGAGCGAACAGTTGCATTTGATGCGGGAGTTCTATTTTGTAAAGTTCCCGTTTCTTCTTCAGCGGGGAGCATATTATAGAGCTTCGATATTAATAAATTTGTGTCTGCAATAATTGGATAATTTACTTTTGCTCCTTGTGTTTGTTCAATATCTTTAAGCCATTTGTTATGATCCTCAACCGAATCAATTGATAAGGCAATTAACTTAGTGTTACGTTTTGTAAATTCAGATTCAATTTTCGCCATGTAGCCTAATTCAGTAGTGCATACCGGAGTAAAATCTTTGGGGTGTGAAAATAAAATCACCCATTGATTTTCAAACCACTCATGAAAATCGATCAAGCCGTGTGTCGTTTGTGCCGTGAAATTAGGTGCGGTAGAATTAATGCGCAACGTCATAGAAAAACCTCATCCTTTCTTAAAATAAAAGAAAATTAGGATTGCTCCTTCTGTTACATTCAACGGTAAATACTTTAAAGAAACTGGGACAGTAGCAAAGTTACAATAGAAGAGAAAAAGCAGAGTTTCAAGTTTTAGAAGGAGAAGCTTTGAGTGTGGTTATAATTGTATAAACAATGATTAGTAATGATTTTCTATTAGAGACGCCTTTCTGATTCTTTAATTTTATAATCATTTGCACTCATGTCTCGTCTGCTCATTAGACCTTCCGAATTGAATTCCCAATGTTCATTGCCATGCGTTCGCATCCATGTTGAATTTTCCTTATCAAACCATTCATATTCAAATCGGACAGAGATTCTATTTTCTGTGAAACACCAAAGTTCCTTTATTAATTTATATTCTGTTTCTTTATTCCATTTGCGGATTAAAAATTCTTTGATAGCATTGCGGCCCATGAAAAATTCAGAACGATTTCGCCATTCCGAGTTTTCTGTATATGCTAATGCCACTTTTTCGGGATCTTTTGAGTTCCATGCATCTTCAGCGGCTTTTACTTTAAGTAACGCGGATTCATAATGAAACGGAGGGACTGCAAATAGTTTGCCATTTTTTTCAATAATCATAGATTCTCCTTTATGAAAATAGAAAAAAGACTTGATAGCAAAATTCAGCTGACCACCAAGTCCTCATTTTGAAAGATTATCTCTATTTCTGATTAGGGCGAACAACCGGGAAGTCTATCTCTGTTTGTGCAATTTCATTAATATAATTTGTCCATGTATTTAATGCGACATGCAAAACAATTTCAAGAATTTGTCCATCATCGTAACCCGCTTGTTTTATGGCATCGACATCACTTGTTTGAAGGTGCCCACGTTCACTCACAACTTTTACAGCAAATCGGACAGCGGCATCTGCTTTGGGATCGTTTGATGCTCCATTTCTATTTGCAGTGATTTCAGCGTCATCAAGCTTTGCTAAGTTTTTACCTAAGTAAGTATGTGCTGAAAGGCAATAACTGCATCCGTTCAATTCTGCTACAGCTAGAGCAATGCGCTCACGGGTTGAGGCAGAAAGTTTTCCTTTTCCAAGTGCCTCCGAAAGACTTAAGTAACCTTCCAATGCAGATGGGCTGGTGCTAACCATACGAAACAAGTTTGGAACAACTCCCAATTTTTTTTTCACATCCATAAGCATTGCTTGAGAAGCTTGCGGAGCGGTTTCAATGTTTTCTGGTGTATAAATACGTGGCATGGTGATTCTCCTTTTTAGAATGAAGCGTGATTGCTTCTCTATAAATTAAGATTAGATCCTTTCAAATTGCTTTAGTAGATTGCAAATTGTGATACACTCTTCCAAAAATGGAAGGATGGTTTTATGGATCGATTTGAGGCTATGTCTATTTTGGTTGCGGTAGCTGATGGTGGCAGTCTTTCTCAAGCTTCTCGAAAACTTAAGATTCCTTTAGCAAGTGTGAGTCGAAAACTTTCAGAATTAGAATCTTATTTAAATGTGAAGTTATTAACTCGAACCACAAGGGCCCTTGAATTTACAGACTATGGACGATCCTATGTCGCGCATTGTCGCCGTATACTCGATGATATTTCGGAAGCAGAACGCGCAGTAACTGGAGAATACACAGCTCCTAAAGGAATTCTTACGATCACAGCACCCATTGTATTTGGAAAAATCCATATTATTCCTATCCTTTCAGAGTTTTTAAAGGCCTATCCTGAAGTAGATGTGCAACTCATGCTTACTGATAGAGGAGTAGATCTTTTAGAAGAAAAGATAGATCTGGCTTTGCGAATTGGAGAACTTCCAAGCAGTTCATTAATAGCAGTACGTGTTGGGGAAATTCGTCATTTAACCTGTGGGAGTTCTTTTTATTTTAAAAAGCGACTCAAACCAAAAAATCCACAAGATTTACAATCACACGACTGCATTAGCATAACAGCTTTGGGGGCTTCAAAAAATTGGGTTTTTTATTCTGGGAAATCTAAACTGAATGTCGCAATTCGCCCTCGCTTAGAGGTAACGACTGCGGAAGCAGGAATTGAAGCTGCTGTTTTAGGTGTTGGAATTACCCGAGCTCTTTCATACCAAGTGTCTAGTTACCTTAACAACAATAAACTTGAAATTATTTTAGAAGATTATGAACCCGATCCTTGGCCTGTGCATCTTGTTCACGCTGCTGGAAGAATTGTACCTCTTAAATTAAGAGCTTTTTTAGATTTTGCAAAGCCAAGATTAAAACTGGCATTAAGCAATATAAATAATAGAAAATAATTATTTTTGGTAAAATAATAAAATTCACAAAATATAATTTCAATATTCAAAAATTTGACTCATATTTCAATTCATCTATTTTTAGAAATCTGGTAAAAATAAATTTCAATTTTAAAGATAAAATTTATACTTAAATAGGGATTTTTATGATTAAAAAAATGACAAGAAATACTTTGTTAATATCAAGCCTGTTTCTTTACAATATAGCAAATGCTGAAAATAACTCTTTACAAAATAAAAATATTGTTATTCAAGATTCTTTTAATGTTACAAATTATATAAATACGATTTCGCAATACCAACCTAAAGTTGTAGAGCTTTCAGAGCGTATCCAAAAAACTGTAGATTATTATCAAAAAGTACATATATTGAAAACATTCCAAAATAAAGAATATATTGTAGATTGTGTTCCTTTTACAGAACAACCTTCGTTAATTGATAAGCCTGAATTAGCTATAAAGTTATTAAAGGAGTTTGAAAAAAAGAATCATCAAAAATCTTTAAAAGAAATAGGGAGCAATTTTGACTTTAACACCGCAACTGAATGTCCAAATGAAAGTGTTGGGATTATCAGACCATCTCAAACATCTCTTGCATCTAAGTTTATATTAAAGAAAAGTTTGAATGACTCGTTACTTTATGGAGAAAATGAAGCAAGTGACAGCGTTTCTGGATATACTTGGCAAGTGGGAGTCACGCCAACAAATAAAATAATATACCTAAATAAAGATCATGGTGAGGCACATTTTAAAGGACCACAACTCCAATCGGTAACATCTAGTAACCAAGATGATCATTCTCTCGATCAATTTTGGTTACTTTATACAGGTAAAAATAAAGAACGATTTAGTGTTGAATTTGGAATTATGGCTAGTGGATATTTTACGACTCATCCTTCTACAAGTATATTTGTATATGCGAGTATTGATAATTATGGAGCAAAGTCTTGTTATAATCTTGGTTGTCCTGGTTTTGTTCAATTTCCAAGAACACCCGTTGTCGGGGTCCCTATCACTGATAAAAATGCTGACTATATTTTTAAAGTTCATCATAAAAAAGAAAATGATTTTAAGACAGGTTATTATTTAACTCTTGAAATTTTTGATCCATTAAATAATGTATTCCATAAGGAAAG from Silvanigrella paludirubra encodes:
- a CDS encoding nuclear transport factor 2 family protein, translating into MIIEKNGKLFAVPPFHYESALLKVKAAEDAWNSKDPEKVALAYTENSEWRNRSEFFMGRNAIKEFLIRKWNKETEYKLIKELWCFTENRISVRFEYEWFDKENSTWMRTHGNEHWEFNSEGLMSRRDMSANDYKIKESERRL
- a CDS encoding peroxiredoxin translates to MTLRINSTAPNFTAQTTHGLIDFHEWFENQWVILFSHPKDFTPVCTTELGYMAKIESEFTKRNTKLIALSIDSVEDHNKWLKDIEQTQGAKVNYPIIADTNLLISKLYNMLPAEEETGTLQNRTPASNATVRSVFIFSPDKRIQLMLTYPMTTGRNFDEILRAIDSMQLTAKHKVATPANWQPGQDVIISNSVSDAQAKELYPEGWNAPCSYLRFVKQPAPL
- a CDS encoding neprosin family prolyl endopeptidase → MIKKMTRNTLLISSLFLYNIANAENNSLQNKNIVIQDSFNVTNYINTISQYQPKVVELSERIQKTVDYYQKVHILKTFQNKEYIVDCVPFTEQPSLIDKPELAIKLLKEFEKKNHQKSLKEIGSNFDFNTATECPNESVGIIRPSQTSLASKFILKKSLNDSLLYGENEASDSVSGYTWQVGVTPTNKIIYLNKDHGEAHFKGPQLQSVTSSNQDDHSLDQFWLLYTGKNKERFSVEFGIMASGYFTTHPSTSIFVYASIDNYGAKSCYNLGCPGFVQFPRTPVVGVPITDKNADYIFKVHHKKENDFKTGYYLTLEIFDPLNNVFHKESVILGYYPDSIYPLDNLPNTFSAGAEIYADAPANGTILYGNYLNPLEGYYRKKQIGIFTQNKNNFPSYIDKKIFPFLTVWKFGQKE
- a CDS encoding LysR family transcriptional regulator, coding for MDRFEAMSILVAVADGGSLSQASRKLKIPLASVSRKLSELESYLNVKLLTRTTRALEFTDYGRSYVAHCRRILDDISEAERAVTGEYTAPKGILTITAPIVFGKIHIIPILSEFLKAYPEVDVQLMLTDRGVDLLEEKIDLALRIGELPSSSLIAVRVGEIRHLTCGSSFYFKKRLKPKNPQDLQSHDCISITALGASKNWVFYSGKSKLNVAIRPRLEVTTAEAGIEAAVLGVGITRALSYQVSSYLNNNKLEIILEDYEPDPWPVHLVHAAGRIVPLKLRAFLDFAKPRLKLALSNINNRK
- a CDS encoding carboxymuconolactone decarboxylase family protein, which gives rise to MPRIYTPENIETAPQASQAMLMDVKKKLGVVPNLFRMVSTSPSALEGYLSLSEALGKGKLSASTRERIALAVAELNGCSYCLSAHTYLGKNLAKLDDAEITANRNGASNDPKADAAVRFAVKVVSERGHLQTSDVDAIKQAGYDDGQILEIVLHVALNTWTNYINEIAQTEIDFPVVRPNQK